From the Populus nigra chromosome 13, ddPopNigr1.1, whole genome shotgun sequence genome, the window ATAATCATCTTCTTGACGATCTTACTTTCTTCCTCGGTGGCATCGTCTCCTATTTCTATGGCCTTTCCATCAGATACTTGGTCATGAACCCAATATGGCCAGTAGATTTGACTTGAATTTTCTGCCAATGCGTTTACATTCTTCCTTTTGCCTGCCATTTCCAATAGCAGCATTCCAAAGCTATAAACATCAGCTTTATATGAGACACGTCCAATGTTTTTGTAGAACAATTCAGGAGCCATGTATCCTATGGTGCCCCTTGCTGCAGTAAGAGATGTGATGCTGCCATTCGTTGGGTACAACCTAGCGAGCCCGAAGTCAGAGACTTTTGGAGTGAAATTTTCATCGAGAAGAATGTTGTGAGGCTTGATATCAAAATGCAGTATTTGCATGTCACAGCCTAAATGAAGATAGTCGATACCACGAGCCACACCAAGGGAAATCTGATGCAGTTTTTGCCAGCTTAAAGAGATTGATCCTTCTCGAGAAAACAAGTGACTATCAAGAGATCCATTAGACATGAAATCATATACCAGAGCACGCTTTGATCCTTCAGCGCAAAAACCGATAAGCTGCACCACATTAGTATGGTGAATCCTTCCTATGGTAGCAACTTCATTTATGAAATCCTGTCCATTAGCTTTTGATTTGCCCAATAATTTTACTGCTGCAAAACGTCCACTGCGAAGCTTTCCTTTGTAAACTGAACCAAAGCCTCCTTCACCCAATTTGTCCTTGAAACCTCTAGTAATCTTCCTGATATCTGAGTAGGAATACCTTATTGGCATCAGGTTATTCTGACTCTGTAGGAATTGTTCAACTATATCATATACTGATAAATGTCTCCTTCGCCATTTGTAGATCAAAAATATAATCACACATGGAGTCCCACAAACAACTTTTAGCCCATTAAGCAGTGCTGTGTAGGAAATTTCCAGAAAACAATCAAGTTTTGTGATGTTATTGTTGTCTCCGCTGGAAATTTGTTgcgaaattaaagaaatgaagGAATCTTACCAATTGAAATGGATATAAAGGGGAGGTAAGCTGcagaaaattttaaacaaaattacaattacTAATCAATAAACAACAATCCTTCTTTCACAAATATGTCGTTTAAAGAAACACGTAACAATACACAAACATGGTGAGATGTAGAAAAAGAATTCGCACCTGTCACTATGTAGAGTACAATTTGCCAATAGCTTTCACCAAAATCTGTCGAGAATTTAGGTTAAAAACGAGTTCTAATGGTATGCGCAACAGTAAATGCGAAAGAAAATAGATAAGAGCACACACAATTTAATAACGTGACTTGAACTAATTAATGTATATCCATGGTCAAGTTAAGATGAACTAAACGTTTCACTGTGTCAATCCTAAAATTGCAAAAGACCAATGAGCTAAACGTTTCACTGTAACTAAAACCACATTTTATATTCAGATTTTACCATATTAACATGAATGAATCTTATGATCAGTCCACTATAGTAGAATCCACAGGTAATGGATGCACAGAATTTGTACATGAACATCTGGGGACAGTGCAATATTGTGCTAAtacccaaaaaaatgaaaaattgaaaagcaagcCAGAGCAAAAATATGAAACCACCTCAAATCACAAGTTATTTATAGTCTTATTAATCAAATCTGATGCAACTTAATCATCAAGCGTTACATACAGATATTGTAAAGGCATTGACGACGGTCTGCACTGTCGATGTAGCAAACCGTTGTGCAATTTTCACAGTAGATGTTGTACCATGAAAGCTCAAACCCATATGCCAGGTCACTGTGTATTTCTTTAAAGGACTTGTCTGTGTAGTTCTTCTTTGGaagcaaaaatattttctctatgCTGCACAGTTCCATCAAATCCGAGGCATTCATGCCCCCAAGAGTAACATAATTCGAACGAGTCACAAGAGAAGAGTTGGAATAATTTACTGATCCGTAGTGAAGGCCGTAGGGAGCCGTGTCCACATAAAGAGGAGAATTC encodes:
- the LOC133671474 gene encoding rust resistance kinase Lr10-like — protein: MFRGINVLYACFIAFLLQLLVFQTCHSSNITALCAPSSCGNIQNISYPFRLDTDPQSCGNNDYTLICENNISTVLYLYSGKYYVQAIDYGNFTIRVVDAGVQDNCCSIPRYSLAFDNFSYGDPYTWYFYKQDSPGESEGFVDSWGYGLPSISLPTIFMSCENTVNSPLYVDTAPYGLHYGSVNYSNSSLVTRSNYVTLGGMNASDLMELCSIEKIFLLPKKNYTDKSFKEIHSDLAYGFELSWYNIYCENCTTVCYIDSADRRQCLYNIYFGESYWQIVLYIVTAYLPFISISIALLNGLKVVCGTPCVIIFLIYKWRRRHLSVYDIVEQFLQSQNNLMPIRYSYSDIRKITRGFKDKLGEGGFGSVYKGKLRSGRFAAVKLLGKSKANGQDFINEVATIGRIHHTNVVQLIGFCAEGSKRALVYDFMSNGSLDSHLFSREGSISLSWQKLHQISLGVARGIDYLHLGCDMQILHFDIKPHNILLDENFTPKVSDFGLARLYPTNGSITSLTAARGTIGYMAPELFYKNIGRVSYKADVYSFGMLLLEMAGKRKNVNALAENSSQIYWPYWVHDQVSDGKAIEIGDDATEEESKIVKKMIMVGLWCIQMKPMDRPTMKNVVEMLEGDLENLQLPPKPVLNLYETPTNIEGESSSLSGDSPESSSLVENAYSVI